The proteins below come from a single Carnobacterium divergens DSM 20623 genomic window:
- the fabI gene encoding enoyl-ACP reductase FabI — translation MNTLLEGKKIVIMGVVNKSSIAWGCVEAMRDCGAFIIYTYQNDRVKRQLEKLVGADAPMVECDVATDEDVEKAFNEISTKYGTIDGLVHSIAFARKEELEGSLLDASREGFSIAHDVSAFSLIAVSKYASKIMNRGGSIATMTYIGSHRAVPNYNVMGVAKASLESIVKYLAVDLASQDIRINAISAGAIKTLASSGIKGFQQLLDSASERTPSDKPVTTREVGNTAAFLMSDLSTGVNGDTIYVDKGTHLS, via the coding sequence TTGAATACATTACTTGAAGGAAAAAAAATAGTTATTATGGGTGTTGTAAATAAATCGAGTATTGCATGGGGTTGCGTAGAAGCAATGAGAGATTGTGGTGCTTTTATCATTTATACGTATCAAAACGACCGAGTAAAACGTCAACTAGAAAAATTGGTGGGAGCAGATGCGCCAATGGTGGAGTGTGATGTTGCAACAGATGAGGATGTTGAAAAAGCATTTAATGAAATTTCAACAAAATATGGAACGATTGATGGACTTGTTCATTCAATCGCTTTTGCAAGAAAAGAAGAATTAGAAGGAAGCTTATTAGATGCAAGTCGTGAAGGCTTTAGCATTGCTCATGATGTTAGTGCCTTTTCATTAATCGCCGTTTCAAAATATGCAAGCAAAATTATGAATCGTGGTGGAAGTATTGCTACTATGACCTATATTGGTTCTCATCGTGCAGTTCCTAATTATAATGTTATGGGTGTTGCAAAAGCTTCATTAGAATCTATTGTAAAATATTTGGCAGTCGATTTAGCTTCACAAGATATTCGAATTAACGCGATTTCAGCTGGAGCAATCAAAACGCTAGCTTCATCAGGAATCAAAGGTTTCCAACAATTGCTCGATTCAGCAAGTGAAAGAACACCTTCTGATAAACCGGTAACAACAAGAGAAGTTGGAAATACAGCAGCCTTTCTAATGAGCGATTTATCAACAGGGGTTAATGGAGACACCATTTATGTAGACAAAGGAACTCATCTTTCATAA
- a CDS encoding endo-beta-N-acetylglucosaminidase, which yields MKNKKRWIRNVRNVSVLFLLASNFSNALIAKGEESTSISTVSSGQVNEIPEIKEAPTASHFFPEELKKWNPATDADSIHNVSKVPLAKRIKSEQTNKDQSLDAKVVSLAIANRNTSGTPSQGSSDKAVYNFTHWQYIDTMVAWAGSAGEGIIVPPSGDLTDSAHRNGVPILGTVFFPPTAYGGKPEWVDQFVQKAADGSFPMADKLLELADYYGFDGWFINQETASNPTTAKAMKEFLAYLQAHKKPEMDIMWYDSMLENGSISWQGALNDRNKMYFQNNDKKVSDNMFLDFNWQYSPSKLASSAKKATELTRSPYDLFAGIDVQAQGFNTATKPSSIVVNGKPLVSLGLYCPDWTLRDGANYDIPTYWKNEEKFWVNSAGDPRDTSMQSNEWQGISRYYVEKSPVTSLPFTTNFNVGNGDRFYQNGNLSKEGTFNNRSIQDVMPTYRWILDNKGNQLKADIDYSDAFNGGSSIALTGSTIPQGETTMKLYKSELLLTGNEVAKIVSKGPAEMTLKLNFKNETVPVTIKGTTNAIGSWTETRFELNRFQNKTIDTISLTINGTTEASTKINLGQFAILDETPLVVSPVENATIAGQSIEEDLYANLRLKWESKGDATSIYNIYRINEQGERQFEGSTANTAYYLTKQKRPSTNQLNYIIVPVDKNQLEHLDQASQVSFAFTDLQAPQANFTANKSFVKVGEKVTLTSTSSLSAEKLDWTIEGGTPDKSNEKQVETAFSKAGKYTVQLSASNQAGSTTATKENYITVYDDSFTEPLVNLSLTAINATASGFTSTNESPKQALDGKLQTKWCDNGNDHPWMMVDLGKLTSIIGFKTAHAEAGGENPEWNSRDYEILVSQDNQNWTQVVQREKNTAGVTEDTIPLTEARYVKLQLNKAEQTGKVARIYEFEILGFQKTGIEVLNN from the coding sequence GTGAAAAATAAAAAAAGATGGATTCGTAACGTTAGAAATGTAAGCGTTTTATTTTTATTAGCTAGTAATTTTTCAAATGCACTCATTGCAAAAGGAGAAGAAAGCACTTCAATTTCCACCGTATCAAGTGGTCAAGTAAATGAAATCCCCGAAATAAAAGAAGCCCCAACTGCTTCGCATTTTTTCCCAGAAGAACTAAAAAAATGGAATCCAGCAACAGATGCGGATAGTATTCATAACGTCTCAAAAGTCCCTTTAGCTAAGCGAATTAAAAGTGAACAAACCAATAAAGATCAAAGCCTAGATGCTAAAGTTGTGTCATTAGCAATTGCTAATCGTAACACTAGTGGGACGCCATCACAAGGCAGTTCAGATAAAGCGGTCTATAATTTTACTCACTGGCAGTACATTGATACAATGGTTGCTTGGGCAGGATCAGCAGGAGAAGGAATCATTGTCCCACCTAGTGGCGATTTGACAGATTCTGCTCACCGAAATGGCGTGCCAATTTTAGGAACAGTCTTCTTTCCACCAACAGCTTATGGAGGCAAACCAGAATGGGTAGATCAATTTGTTCAAAAAGCAGCAGATGGTAGTTTTCCAATGGCAGATAAATTACTTGAATTAGCTGATTACTATGGATTTGACGGTTGGTTTATCAATCAAGAAACAGCAAGCAATCCAACAACAGCAAAAGCAATGAAAGAATTCCTAGCGTATCTGCAAGCACATAAAAAACCAGAAATGGATATTATGTGGTATGATTCAATGCTAGAAAATGGCAGTATTTCATGGCAAGGTGCCCTAAACGATCGCAATAAAATGTATTTTCAAAATAACGATAAAAAAGTTTCAGATAATATGTTTTTAGATTTCAACTGGCAATATTCACCAAGTAAGCTAGCTAGCTCTGCCAAAAAAGCGACGGAGCTTACCCGCTCACCCTATGATTTATTTGCCGGAATTGATGTTCAAGCACAAGGATTTAATACAGCAACTAAGCCAAGCTCAATCGTAGTCAACGGCAAACCATTAGTGTCCTTAGGTTTATATTGCCCAGACTGGACATTACGAGATGGCGCTAATTATGATATTCCTACCTACTGGAAGAACGAAGAGAAGTTTTGGGTCAATTCAGCAGGAGATCCTCGTGATACAAGTATGCAGTCAAATGAATGGCAAGGTATTTCACGCTATTACGTGGAGAAATCACCTGTTACAAGTTTGCCTTTTACGACGAATTTTAATGTAGGAAACGGAGATCGTTTTTATCAAAATGGCAATCTAAGTAAAGAAGGAACCTTTAACAATCGCAGTATTCAAGATGTAATGCCAACCTATCGTTGGATTTTGGACAACAAAGGCAATCAATTAAAAGCGGACATTGATTATAGCGACGCTTTTAATGGCGGTTCGTCTATTGCTTTAACAGGTTCAACCATTCCACAAGGTGAAACAACAATGAAGCTATACAAAAGTGAATTGCTCCTAACGGGGAATGAAGTCGCAAAAATTGTTTCAAAAGGTCCAGCAGAAATGACCTTGAAACTGAATTTTAAAAATGAGACAGTACCTGTAACAATCAAGGGAACTACGAACGCAATTGGGTCTTGGACAGAAACTCGTTTTGAGTTGAATCGTTTCCAAAATAAAACGATTGACACAATCTCTTTAACGATAAACGGAACGACAGAAGCAAGCACTAAAATTAATTTAGGGCAATTTGCTATTCTAGATGAAACCCCATTAGTAGTGAGCCCTGTAGAAAATGCAACGATTGCAGGACAATCAATTGAAGAAGACCTTTATGCAAACCTGCGCCTAAAATGGGAATCAAAAGGTGATGCTACTTCAATATATAATATTTACCGTATAAATGAGCAAGGTGAAAGACAGTTTGAAGGATCAACAGCAAATACGGCCTATTATCTAACGAAACAAAAACGTCCAAGTACGAATCAATTAAATTATATTATTGTACCGGTAGATAAGAATCAATTGGAGCATCTGGACCAAGCAAGTCAAGTATCCTTTGCCTTTACGGACTTACAGGCACCTCAAGCTAATTTTACAGCAAATAAATCATTTGTAAAAGTTGGTGAAAAAGTAACCTTGACGAGTACCTCTTCTTTGTCAGCAGAAAAATTAGACTGGACAATAGAAGGAGGAACTCCTGACAAGAGTAACGAAAAACAAGTCGAAACAGCGTTTAGTAAAGCTGGAAAATACACGGTTCAGTTATCGGCAAGCAACCAAGCAGGAAGTACGACAGCAACAAAGGAAAATTATATCACTGTTTACGACGATAGCTTTACTGAACCGTTAGTTAATTTGTCTTTAACAGCTATTAATGCAACAGCTTCAGGCTTTACATCTACTAATGAATCACCAAAGCAAGCATTAGATGGCAAACTTCAAACAAAATGGTGTGATAATGGAAACGATCACCCGTGGATGATGGTTGATCTAGGCAAGCTTACGTCCATTATCGGATTTAAGACTGCCCATGCTGAAGCTGGTGGTGAAAATCCAGAATGGAATAGTAGAGATTATGAGATACTTGTTAGCCAAGACAACCAAAATTGGACTCAAGTAGTTCAGCGTGAAAAAAATACTGCAGGTGTAACAGAAGACACGATACCATTAACAGAGGCAAGATATGTAAAACTACAGTTAAATAAAGCAGAACAAACCGGTAAAGTAGCTAGAATTTATGAATTTGAAATTTTAGGCTTTCAAAAAACAGGAATTGAAGTTCTAAACAATTAA
- a CDS encoding MFS transporter, with the protein MKNKYMPTAISLYINYFVHGMGVLILAQNMGALGSQWGTDDAGVAIVISSLGIGRLLVLFVSGALSDKFGRKPFVYLGMLTYIAFFVGILFSPSIAVAYFFGILAGIANSFMDSGTYPALMESFPESPGTANVIIKAFISAGQFALPLIVGLLISTGAWYGWSFVIAIAIFVANAIYLFNKPFPDQKGKAVNEEAELEEVQTVAAKPVKKVKFAVEGLCFILYGYISQATFYLVSQWLTKYGSEVAGMGDTASRALISYYSIGSLLCVFITSALVKKMFKPIQFLVIYTFISFVSLLILWLFPTPLVCMIGAFVIGFSAAGGVMQLGLTVMSEMFPAGKGTVTGIFYTAGSIASFTIPLITGQMSKTSVANIMLFDVGIALVGFLLAIIIYVRYNKVFSK; encoded by the coding sequence ATGAAAAATAAATATATGCCCACAGCGATTAGTTTGTATATTAACTACTTCGTTCATGGTATGGGTGTTTTAATTTTAGCCCAAAATATGGGAGCATTAGGAAGTCAATGGGGAACAGATGATGCTGGAGTAGCAATTGTGATTTCTTCACTTGGAATTGGACGCTTATTAGTGCTATTTGTTTCAGGAGCATTATCGGATAAATTTGGAAGAAAGCCGTTTGTGTATCTTGGTATGTTGACCTATATCGCTTTTTTTGTCGGAATTTTATTTAGTCCAAGTATTGCAGTCGCGTATTTCTTTGGAATATTAGCAGGGATTGCCAATTCCTTTATGGATTCAGGCACGTATCCAGCGTTAATGGAATCTTTTCCAGAATCACCTGGAACAGCGAATGTTATTATTAAAGCCTTTATTTCAGCAGGTCAATTCGCCTTGCCATTGATTGTAGGATTGCTTATCTCAACAGGAGCTTGGTATGGTTGGTCTTTTGTTATTGCCATTGCTATTTTTGTAGCAAATGCAATCTATCTTTTTAATAAACCCTTTCCAGATCAAAAAGGCAAAGCCGTTAATGAAGAAGCGGAATTGGAAGAAGTTCAAACAGTAGCAGCAAAGCCAGTTAAAAAAGTGAAATTTGCCGTTGAAGGTCTGTGTTTTATTTTATATGGTTATATCTCACAAGCTACCTTCTACCTTGTCAGTCAATGGCTGACGAAATATGGATCAGAAGTTGCAGGAATGGGAGACACTGCCTCTAGAGCGTTAATTAGTTATTACAGTATTGGCTCACTGCTTTGTGTTTTTATAACATCAGCATTAGTTAAAAAAATGTTCAAACCTATTCAATTTTTAGTGATCTATACGTTTATTTCCTTTGTTTCCTTATTAATCCTATGGTTATTCCCAACTCCTCTTGTCTGCATGATTGGTGCATTTGTGATTGGATTCAGCGCTGCTGGTGGCGTCATGCAATTAGGTTTAACAGTGATGTCAGAGATGTTCCCAGCAGGTAAAGGGACGGTTACCGGTATTTTCTACACAGCAGGAAGTATTGCGTCCTTTACAATTCCTTTAATTACCGGACAAATGTCTAAAACAAGTGTCGCTAATATTATGTTGTTTGATGTTGGCATTGCCTTAGTTGGATTTTTGCTAGCGATTATTATTTACGTAAGGTATAATAAGGTATTTTCAAAATAA
- a CDS encoding LysR family transcriptional regulator, giving the protein MNLKQLYYLKTLARTQHMTQAAELLAITQPSLSHSMAELEKELGTFLFEKQGRNIRLTKYGDFFLSYVERSLDELERGEKALKELTSPDKGHIDLAFIYTLGAHFAPLLLKEFSTHPDYQQISFSLSQGNTKDLLTHLKNETIDIALCSMVVPDEQIHFERIAEEEVVLIVPIHHPLAELEEIDLADTAPYPFVFFNKKSGLRPIVDSMLAEVNISPKIVCEVEEDHTLAGFVAFGHGIGILPRIAALDYYAVKIISIKNPSYHRFIYAATLKNHYLAPATRLFRDFVVNYGQTFFLHKP; this is encoded by the coding sequence ATGAATTTGAAACAACTTTATTATTTAAAAACATTAGCAAGAACACAACATATGACGCAAGCTGCCGAATTATTAGCGATTACTCAGCCTAGTTTAAGCCATTCTATGGCTGAACTTGAAAAAGAACTTGGAACTTTTTTATTTGAAAAGCAAGGACGTAACATTCGTTTAACTAAATACGGTGACTTCTTTTTGTCCTATGTAGAACGTTCACTAGATGAATTGGAACGCGGTGAAAAAGCCTTAAAAGAATTAACTAGTCCAGACAAGGGCCACATTGATTTAGCTTTTATCTATACTTTAGGTGCTCATTTTGCTCCTCTTTTATTAAAAGAATTTTCGACTCACCCAGACTATCAACAAATCTCATTTTCATTAAGTCAAGGCAACACAAAAGACCTATTAACTCATTTAAAAAATGAAACCATTGATATCGCTTTATGCTCTATGGTGGTTCCTGATGAACAAATCCATTTTGAACGAATTGCAGAAGAAGAGGTCGTACTAATTGTTCCAATTCATCATCCTTTAGCCGAACTTGAAGAGATTGATTTAGCTGACACGGCTCCTTATCCATTTGTCTTTTTTAATAAAAAAAGTGGCTTACGTCCTATTGTTGACAGTATGTTGGCTGAAGTAAATATCTCACCTAAAATCGTTTGCGAGGTAGAAGAAGACCATACTTTAGCTGGTTTTGTGGCTTTTGGACATGGGATTGGTATTTTACCTCGGATAGCAGCATTGGATTATTACGCGGTTAAAATTATTTCGATTAAAAATCCAAGCTACCATCGCTTTATTTATGCCGCTACCTTGAAAAACCACTATTTAGCACCTGCTACACGCTTATTTCGCGATTTCGTCGTAAATTATGGCCAAACATTTTTTCTTCATAAACCTTAA
- a CDS encoding FAD-dependent oxidoreductase, translating to MENYEAIFEPLTVKRMTLKNRVIMPPMGTNFANMDGSFNNEHITYYEQRAKGGTGLITLENACIDYPMGTNGTTQLRIDNDQYLPGLWKFNEVMHSYGACTSVQINHAGASAYGLRLEGKQAVSASNIPSKKGNAVPRPLLKEEILEIVKKYGEAANRAQRAGFDCVEIHAGHSYLVSQFLSPLYNQRTDEFGGSPENRSRFAKLIVEEVRRAVGPHYPICLRFSADELLEGGNTLEDTLDLLTYFVEEIDILNVSAALNDSIQYQIDQMNLADGWRSYMAKAVKEKFGKVTITSGNIRSPKIANDILLKGDADLLAMGRGLIAEPNWVNKVKNGEEQLLRKCISCNIGCADHRIAKSRPLRCTVNPDVIYEDAYKEHQVKNHLKMVVIGGGTAALEAATTAAEVGVEVILFEAKAYLGGLAHEIARLPDKRRIDDYVIYLKERAKQLPNLTIHLQTKATVEMIEKIKPDIVVNATGAKPLLPPIKGLQEQLENPNRKVFSIFDLLNNMENFQEFTGKRIAVIGGGAVGLDVVEYYAERHAESVSIVEMQPTLGKDLDMITRISMMDIIQRHGVATYTETALTQVNEASFTVMQQGEEVDIPFDLGFVCLGMKAERPLMEPLMSYQKESGATVVNLGDSKVARRIYEGTKEARDILTTVHQVDREKGRQSLKQYSYQ from the coding sequence ATGGAAAATTATGAAGCAATTTTTGAACCATTGACAGTTAAACGTATGACACTTAAAAATCGTGTGATTATGCCTCCGATGGGAACCAATTTCGCCAATATGGACGGTTCGTTCAACAATGAACATATTACCTATTATGAACAACGTGCAAAAGGTGGAACAGGCTTGATTACATTAGAGAACGCTTGTATCGACTATCCAATGGGGACTAATGGAACGACGCAGCTCCGAATTGATAATGATCAGTATCTACCTGGCTTATGGAAATTTAATGAAGTCATGCATTCGTATGGTGCTTGTACCTCAGTTCAAATCAATCATGCGGGAGCCTCAGCATATGGTCTACGCTTAGAAGGAAAACAAGCTGTTTCAGCTTCCAATATTCCTTCTAAAAAAGGAAATGCCGTTCCTCGTCCTCTTTTAAAAGAAGAGATTTTAGAAATCGTAAAAAAATATGGTGAAGCAGCCAATCGCGCGCAACGTGCCGGCTTTGACTGTGTTGAAATTCATGCAGGCCATTCTTACTTAGTGAGCCAATTCTTATCGCCGCTGTACAATCAACGAACAGATGAATTTGGCGGAAGCCCAGAAAATCGTTCGCGCTTTGCCAAATTAATTGTTGAGGAAGTTCGAAGAGCAGTTGGCCCACATTACCCGATTTGTCTCCGTTTTAGTGCGGATGAATTATTAGAAGGTGGAAATACATTAGAAGACACCCTAGATTTATTAACCTATTTTGTAGAAGAGATTGACATTCTAAATGTTTCGGCAGCGTTAAATGACAGCATTCAATATCAAATCGACCAGATGAACTTGGCTGATGGTTGGCGCTCTTATATGGCAAAAGCTGTGAAGGAGAAATTTGGCAAAGTGACGATTACCTCAGGAAATATCCGCAGTCCTAAAATTGCCAATGATATTTTACTAAAAGGCGATGCAGATTTATTAGCAATGGGTCGTGGGTTAATTGCTGAACCTAACTGGGTCAATAAGGTGAAAAATGGTGAAGAACAGTTATTGCGTAAGTGTATTTCTTGCAACATTGGATGTGCAGATCATCGCATTGCCAAATCTCGTCCCTTACGTTGTACGGTTAATCCAGATGTGATTTACGAGGATGCCTACAAAGAGCATCAAGTAAAAAATCATCTGAAGATGGTCGTTATTGGCGGTGGTACTGCAGCTCTTGAAGCAGCTACAACTGCAGCAGAGGTTGGCGTTGAAGTAATATTATTTGAAGCGAAAGCTTATCTAGGAGGTTTAGCACATGAAATCGCTCGCTTACCTGATAAGCGAAGAATTGATGATTATGTTATTTATTTAAAAGAGAGAGCCAAACAATTGCCCAACTTAACGATTCACTTACAGACCAAAGCAACAGTAGAAATGATTGAAAAAATTAAACCGGATATTGTTGTGAATGCAACAGGCGCAAAACCTTTGTTGCCTCCAATCAAAGGTTTGCAAGAACAGCTTGAAAACCCAAATCGTAAGGTATTTTCAATTTTTGATTTACTAAACAATATGGAAAATTTCCAAGAATTTACTGGAAAACGAATTGCTGTTATCGGTGGTGGCGCAGTCGGCTTAGATGTTGTAGAGTATTATGCAGAACGACATGCGGAATCTGTTTCGATTGTTGAAATGCAACCAACATTAGGTAAAGATTTAGATATGATTACACGTATCTCAATGATGGACATTATTCAACGTCATGGAGTGGCTACGTATACTGAAACAGCATTGACACAAGTAAATGAAGCTTCCTTTACAGTAATGCAACAGGGAGAAGAAGTCGATATTCCTTTTGACTTAGGATTTGTTTGCTTGGGTATGAAGGCAGAGCGTCCATTAATGGAACCTTTAATGTCTTATCAAAAAGAGAGTGGAGCAACAGTTGTTAATCTTGGCGATAGCAAAGTAGCCCGCCGTATATATGAAGGGACAAAAGAGGCTCGCGATATTTTAACAACCGTTCATCAAGTAGACCGAGAAAAGGGTCGTCAATCATTGAAACAATATAGTTACCAATAA
- a CDS encoding shikimate dehydrogenase: MTERLNGHTILIGLMATPIRHSLSPTMHNEAFAKLGLDYAYLAFEVGNNQLADGIQAIRALGMRGSNISMPNKQAVLSHLDKLSPAAEMVGAVNTIVNDDGVLTGHITDGTGFMRGLQQADVSIIGEKMTICGAGGAATAICIQAALDGVKELAIFNRKDDFYKNAERTVSMINEKTDCKATLYDISDEEQLRKEIATSAIFTNATGVGMKPLQEESLITDPTMLRKELVVADVVYVPSETKLLKLAKKQGCKTVNGLGMMLWQGAAAFELWTGEEMPVDYIRELLFN, from the coding sequence ATGACAGAAAGATTAAACGGACACACCATTTTAATTGGATTAATGGCAACACCAATCAGACACAGCTTATCACCAACTATGCACAACGAAGCATTTGCAAAATTAGGTTTAGATTATGCTTATCTTGCTTTTGAAGTTGGAAATAATCAATTAGCAGATGGCATTCAAGCCATTCGTGCGCTAGGCATGCGCGGTTCAAACATCTCAATGCCGAATAAACAAGCTGTTTTAAGCCATTTGGATAAATTGTCTCCAGCTGCAGAAATGGTGGGAGCCGTTAACACAATCGTCAATGATGATGGGGTTTTAACAGGACATATTACAGATGGAACAGGATTTATGCGTGGTTTACAACAAGCAGATGTATCGATTATCGGAGAGAAAATGACGATTTGTGGAGCAGGAGGAGCGGCAACGGCTATTTGTATCCAAGCTGCACTGGATGGCGTTAAGGAGTTGGCTATTTTTAATCGTAAAGATGATTTCTACAAAAATGCAGAACGAACCGTTTCAATGATTAATGAAAAAACGGATTGTAAAGCAACTTTATACGATATTAGTGATGAAGAACAACTACGCAAAGAAATTGCGACAAGTGCTATTTTTACAAATGCAACAGGTGTTGGCATGAAACCCTTACAAGAGGAAAGTTTAATTACGGATCCAACAATGTTACGCAAAGAGCTGGTTGTTGCTGACGTTGTCTACGTTCCAAGTGAAACTAAATTATTGAAATTAGCCAAAAAGCAAGGCTGTAAAACGGTAAACGGATTAGGGATGATGCTGTGGCAAGGTGCAGCAGCATTTGAATTATGGACAGGCGAAGAAATGCCTGTTGACTATATTCGTGAGTTGTTATTTAATTAA
- a CDS encoding TraX family protein → MSGTTLKFMMAILMVLDHIGYFVPPEVGGIFHVLTRCVGVFFCYMAVEGFHYTRNRKSYLLRLTGMAIFMEIGNRVINWLIQNPAIVVHNNIFLTLATGIAMLYLISLVSKQSSGLKKSFLILASILVLALGIIFTEGGMVELPFMLITYLCRNKPKVRNVLYLVMSVVLFSMSFVSYPTLYETLDMLAYNSDFMFITVLPFIYLYNGKRGMNNLFSKYFFYFFYPIHLWLIALLSANLL, encoded by the coding sequence ATGTCAGGAACTACATTAAAGTTTATGATGGCCATTTTAATGGTTTTAGATCATATTGGGTATTTTGTTCCCCCAGAAGTTGGAGGGATATTTCATGTCTTAACACGATGTGTAGGTGTTTTCTTTTGTTATATGGCAGTAGAGGGATTTCATTATACAAGGAATCGTAAAAGTTATTTATTACGTTTAACAGGAATGGCCATTTTTATGGAAATCGGCAATCGAGTAATCAATTGGCTCATTCAGAATCCAGCAATTGTAGTTCATAACAATATTTTTCTTACGTTAGCAACAGGAATTGCTATGCTTTATTTAATTAGTTTAGTATCGAAACAATCGTCGGGGTTAAAAAAAAGCTTCTTGATTTTAGCAAGTATTTTGGTATTGGCTCTGGGGATTATTTTTACCGAAGGCGGTATGGTAGAATTACCCTTTATGCTAATTACCTACTTATGTCGCAATAAACCTAAAGTACGAAATGTTCTTTATTTAGTGATGTCAGTAGTATTGTTTAGTATGAGTTTTGTTAGTTATCCAACGTTATATGAGACACTAGATATGCTAGCTTATAATTCAGACTTTATGTTCATTACAGTGTTGCCGTTTATTTATTTATACAATGGCAAACGTGGAATGAACAATTTATTTTCAAAATACTTTTTTTATTTTTTCTACCCTATTCATTTATGGTTGATTGCATTGCTCTCAGCGAACTTGTTGTAG
- a CDS encoding YccF domain-containing protein, with translation MSCLGNAIWFIFGGLVSGLGWILAGCLWSITIIGIPIGKQCFKLAGLTFFPFGKEVVYGGNSFSLVVNIIWLIISGLPLAFAHVVSGVILCITIVGIPFGMQSFKLAKLALMPFGAQVVYRY, from the coding sequence ATGAGTTGCCTAGGAAATGCTATTTGGTTTATTTTTGGTGGATTAGTTTCCGGTTTAGGCTGGATTTTAGCGGGATGTTTATGGTCAATTACCATTATTGGCATTCCAATTGGCAAACAGTGTTTTAAACTAGCAGGACTAACCTTCTTTCCTTTTGGAAAAGAAGTTGTCTACGGAGGAAATTCTTTTTCACTAGTGGTGAATATTATTTGGTTGATTATAAGTGGTTTACCATTAGCATTTGCTCATGTAGTTAGCGGTGTGATTTTGTGTATCACGATTGTAGGGATTCCTTTTGGGATGCAAAGTTTTAAACTAGCCAAGTTAGCATTAATGCCATTTGGCGCACAAGTTGTTTACCGTTATTAA